In one window of Dokdonia sp. PRO95 DNA:
- a CDS encoding response regulator translates to MGTRKLRILLVEDDAIEVMKLKRAIAKLDMNHELIEAKNGEEALEILKDHSVLPDVLFLDLNMPKINGIEFLKILKKDEVLRFLPTVMLTTSSNRKDILACYDTGVAGYIIKPLKYDHYVEKIKSALEYWSMNELIKA, encoded by the coding sequence TTGGGGACAAGAAAATTAAGAATACTGCTCGTTGAGGACGATGCCATTGAGGTAATGAAACTCAAGCGAGCCATAGCAAAGCTAGACATGAACCATGAGCTCATTGAGGCAAAAAATGGTGAGGAAGCACTTGAAATACTTAAAGACCACTCGGTCTTACCAGATGTGCTGTTTCTCGATCTTAATATGCCAAAAATCAACGGCATAGAGTTCTTGAAGATTTTGAAAAAAGATGAAGTTTTACGATTTTTACCTACAGTCATGCTTACTACTTCAAGTAATCGCAAGGATATACTTGCTTGTTACGATACGGGAGTCGCAGGTTATATTATTAAACCTTTAAAGTACGATCACTACGTTGAGAAAATAAAATCGGCGTTAGAGTATTGGAGTATGAATGAATTAATCAAAGCATAA